From the genome of Nocardia mangyaensis:
AGCACGGACTGGGTCGTGCGGCTGTGCGAGGTCGACGAACGCGGAACTTCGCTCAACATCGTTGACGGCATCACCCGGATCGACACTGAAAGTGGACGCGTGGATGAACACACCATCGACCTGTGGTCGACCAGTATCGTGATCAAGGCCGGTCATCGGCTCCGGGTGCAGGTCACCTCCAGCAACTTCCCGCGCTGGGACCGCAACCTCAACACCGGCGAGGACCCGGCTGTGGCCGTCGAGCACCGCGTCGCACAGCAGAAGATCTTCCACGACACCGCTCGACCTTCCCGGCTGGTCCTGCCCGTGGTCCCCACCTCCTAGAGTCACGCCACGAAGGACCGGTGGATCGGCCGCCGTCCTTCGTGGCGTACGACCGCTCTGGCGTCGAAACCCGGTCACGCGGTGATTCGACCCTGCACGCCGAGGTCGGCCGACTCGGCACAACGTGCACGGCTACGGGTCATTCGGTGTCGTGGAGTAAGCCGTTCATCAGCAGGGTCGCCAATTCGTTGAAGGCGTCAGCGGCCGATAGGCCGGTGCGTTCGAGCAGGACGCCGGACTGGACTCCCTCGATGGCGAGAGCGACGAGTTGCGCGGCAAATCTGCCGTCGGTGGCGCGAAAACGGCCGGTCCGTATTCCTTCATCGATCAGTTCATGGACGCGCTCGGCCGCGCGGGCGGTGTTGCGTCCGTAGATCTCGGCTGTGGGGGCGAATGCGACCATGTCCTGGTAGAAGGCTGTCGAGTTGCGGCGCATCGCCTTCGCGATACCGCCGAGGTAGGTGAAGATCTTGGCCTGCGGGTCGGTCAGTCCGGCCACCTCGGCTTCGATGAGTTCGGCCGATTCGACGAAGAACTGTCTGGTCGCCAGCACCACCAACTGCTCCTTGGTTGCGGCCACGCTGTACAGCGTGGCCTTGGAGCAATGCAAGCGCTCGGCGAGTTGGCCGATGGTGACGGTGGTGAAACCTTCGCCGAGAAAGATCTCCTGCACCTGATGCAGCAGATCCTCACGACGCGCCACATCGACGCGTCGCTTACGAGGACTGTTGACCGTGTTCTGACGCGCGGGGGCCGTACGAGGCATGGAACCGAGTGTTTCACACCTTTCGCTGGGCAGCTGCGAGCAATGGGCTGTCATCTGTCGCGTCCGTGCGGTACCGTAATGAGTACCAATAGACTTGTTTAAGTACCCACATAGGAGTGGTTGTGAGTTCTGACTGTGCAGTACGCGTCGCTGAGCTACTCGAACAGTTCGGGGCGCCTGACACCGATGTGGCGTGGTTGCTGTGCGACCGGCACCCGCCGTCGGATCGAGCCCTCACGATCGTCGACGAGGGTTTGTCCGCGGTCGACTACACCTACGGCGAGCTGGCGGAATCTTCTCGACGAGCGGCTGCCGTGCTTTCCGAGCTCGGTGTGGGCCGCGGGGACAGGGTCGCGACTTTGATGGGCAAGAGCGCCGAGCTGGTGACGGTGGTGCTCGGTATCTGGCGCCTCGGAGCGGTCTATGTTCCGCTGTTCACCGCCTTCGCCGAGGACGCGATCGGGTCACGGCTCGCGGACGCCGCTGTACGACTCGTTGTGGCTGACAGTGATCAGCAGGCGAAGGTGCCGGCAGGTGACTGGAAGCTGATCATCGCCGATTCGGCTGTCCCGAACGGGTTGAGCGCCCGGCTCGACGCAGCGGTATGGCGAGACATCCGTTCGGTGCCGGTGGGTGGGGACGGGCCGCTGGTGCAGATGTTCACCTCTGGCACCACGGGAAAACCAAAAGGAGTCGTGCATCCGGTGCGCTACGCCGCCGGCTGGCAAAGCTACCTGGAATTCGGTCTGGGGGTCGGTCCCGACAGTGTGTTCTGGTGCGCCGCCGATCCGGGATGGGCCTACGGTCTCTACACCGCGATTGTGGCTCCTTTGGCGGCCGGTGTGCCGACGTTGCTGCTACGCGGCGGATTCTCGGCCGCGGCGACCTGGACGGTGCTGAAGGATCGCGCGGTCACCGATTTCACCGCCGCGCCCACCGTCTACCGCGGGTTGCGGGCCGGCGGCCTGCCGGTTCCGCAGGGGCTCACGCTGCGCCGGTTGTCGAGTGCGGGGGAGCCGTTGACTCCGGAGGTCAACGGCTGGTCCCGCTTCGCGTTCGGGCTCGAGGTGCACGACCACTACGGCCAGACCGAACTCGGTATGCCGATCGGTTTCCCGCACCACCCCAGCGTGCAACGACAGGTGCTGGAGGGCGCGATGGGAACGGCACTGCCGGGCTGGGAGATCGCCGTCCTGGACGAGGACAACGACGCCCCGGTCGAACCCGGTCGGACCGGACGACTGGCGATCGTTGTGGCGGGCAGCCCTTTGATGACCTTCCGCGGCTATGTCGGAGGGCGCGGCAGCGACCGGTTTCGCGCTGGTGGCGCCTATTTCCTGACCGGTGATATCGCCTCGGTCGATTCCGAGAGCATCGTCCGGTTCTCGGCTCGCGACGACGACGTCATCATCATGGCCGGGTACCGCATCGGCCCCTTCGATATCGAATCCACGCTCCTTCGGCACCCCGTTGTCCGCGAGGCCGCCGTCATCGCCGGTCCCGACGAGGTGCGCGGCGAGGTCGTGGAGGCGTTCGTGGTCCTCGCACCTGATACGGCCGTCACCGACGCTCTCGTTGGGGAGCTTCAGCAATGGGTCAAGCAGAATTACGCCGCGCACGCGTACCCGCGGCGGATCCACTTCGTCGCGAGCCTGCCCAAGACGCCGAGTGGCAAGATCCAGCGCGCACAGCTGCGGCAGCGACGCCGCAATGAGGCCGGACTGGGTGCGCGATGAGCCCTTCCGCACCGGTCGTCCTGGTCAACCACACAGGCGCCATTCGCACCCTCACTCTCAACCGTCCTCATCGCCGCAACGCCTTGGACCCTGAGCTGGTCGATGCGCTCGACGCCGCGTTGACCGAGGCCGAACAAGATCCGCACACGCGGTGCTTGGTCCTCACCGGAGCGGGTCCGAGTTTCTGTGCCGGTGCCGACCTGCAG
Proteins encoded in this window:
- a CDS encoding TetR/AcrR family transcriptional regulator, whose amino-acid sequence is MPRTAPARQNTVNSPRKRRVDVARREDLLHQVQEIFLGEGFTTVTIGQLAERLHCSKATLYSVAATKEQLVVLATRQFFVESAELIEAEVAGLTDPQAKIFTYLGGIAKAMRRNSTAFYQDMVAFAPTAEIYGRNTARAAERVHELIDEGIRTGRFRATDGRFAAQLVALAIEGVQSGVLLERTGLSAADAFNELATLLMNGLLHDTE
- a CDS encoding AMP-binding protein, yielding MSSDCAVRVAELLEQFGAPDTDVAWLLCDRHPPSDRALTIVDEGLSAVDYTYGELAESSRRAAAVLSELGVGRGDRVATLMGKSAELVTVVLGIWRLGAVYVPLFTAFAEDAIGSRLADAAVRLVVADSDQQAKVPAGDWKLIIADSAVPNGLSARLDAAVWRDIRSVPVGGDGPLVQMFTSGTTGKPKGVVHPVRYAAGWQSYLEFGLGVGPDSVFWCAADPGWAYGLYTAIVAPLAAGVPTLLLRGGFSAAATWTVLKDRAVTDFTAAPTVYRGLRAGGLPVPQGLTLRRLSSAGEPLTPEVNGWSRFAFGLEVHDHYGQTELGMPIGFPHHPSVQRQVLEGAMGTALPGWEIAVLDEDNDAPVEPGRTGRLAIVVAGSPLMTFRGYVGGRGSDRFRAGGAYFLTGDIASVDSESIVRFSARDDDVIIMAGYRIGPFDIESTLLRHPVVREAAVIAGPDEVRGEVVEAFVVLAPDTAVTDALVGELQQWVKQNYAAHAYPRRIHFVASLPKTPSGKIQRAQLRQRRRNEAGLGAR